Genomic window (Nitrososphaerales archaeon):
TATGGTATGCCTCTTAATCTTAAAGATCAAGAGTAGTAAGACCGCTCTATTCATTGGAGTATTCCTCGCCGCGCTCGTAGGTGATGTGTTAGCGGCGATCTTTGCAGGTTTGGAACTGGGGTTATCCACACTCACCTTCCCTTATAGCGTTCCGATAGCTGTAACTGCCATGGGTCTGCACCACTTCGTAATAGGTGTTGGGGAAGGGATCGTGAGCATGGCGATCATCTCAATCCTGCTCAAAGTCAGGCCTGATCTTATGGAGATTCCTAAGATCGCGCCACTTTGGATGGGTGAATTAAGATTCACAACCAAGGTAGGATAGAGGTGTGATCATGTCGAGAATGATCGTTACAGGCATAGCTGTATCGGTCGTATTTGTACTCATTGGGGGACTATGGCTGTATGAATCTGCGGAGACCTTCGATAAACTTGCAGAATTATTTGGAGCAGAAGAGCAGCCCATATATCGGCCACCTCTTCCCGATTATGAAATCCCTGGACTTGAAGGGAATAAGGTAGCGAATATAATCGTTGGTGTATTATCGACACTGTTCGTACTGGGCACAACCCTTATTATAGGTAAAGTTTTGAGAATTAGAAGATGTAGACGATGATCAAAGAATTATTGAAGGCCTTTGAAGATATGGTTTATTCGGAGAGATATCCTTCATTAGATGGATCTTTGCAGAGGATCGATCCAACGGTAAAGCTCTTCATGACCACGATCTTCATAATAACGATAGTCTCGATGATGAAGATCACCCCTTTGATTCTCTTGATGGGCGTTGTACTTTTACTTGCAATTTCGTCCAAACTCCCTTTAAAGAGCTTTTTATTTAGGGTTACATTCTTCATCCCATTATTCGCAGGGATCATCACCCTACCATTACCCTTTATCACACCGGGAAGGGCTTTGGCATCATTCACGATAGCTGGGCTATCGTTAAACCTCACATACGAAGGAATTTACAGGATGATACTCTTCACCTTTAGAGTCTGGCTCTCCGTAGCATTCTTAACTCTTCTCATATCGACTACCAAATTTAATGATATTCTTCACGCATTGAGTAGATTCAAATTACCTCAGATATTCATCATGATGGCATCTATCACCTATAGATTCATCTTCAACTTTATTAATGAAGGGTATAGAATGATTTTGGCGAGGGAGAGCCGCATTACAAGGAAGCAAAGGCGAATGGAAGTGATGAAGACACTCGGTAACATCATCGGAACACTCTTCATTCGCGCCTATGAGCGTGGAGAGCGTGTATACTTTGCCATGCTGGCGAGGGGTTATTCGGGAGAATTAAGATCGGTAAATGGTTTGAAGGTTCATGTAAGAGATTGGGCCTTCGCCATCATCACCATATCGATCTGTAGTGTGGTAATCATGCTCAATTATATAGATTTGGTGATTTGGTAATTTGGTGATGGTGTAATGCTAGAGGTAGCTATTGAGATGAACAATGTAGAGTTCGTATACCCCAATGGTTTAAAAGCGTTGAATGGTGTAAGTTTAAGGATATTTGAAGGAGAGAAGGTTGCGATCCTTGGCCCCAACGGTGCGGGCAAATCTACATTGTTGATGCTGATCAATGGTCTACTCAAACCATCTCGTGGTAACGTTCGTGTCCTGGGCATGTCCGTTGAGGGTAAGAATTTAATGAAGGTAAGAGAGAAGGTAGGTTTTGTCTTTCAAAATCCGGACGATCAACTCTTCTGCCCCACGGTATGGGAGGATGTAATCTTCGGACCTTTGAATATGAGGTTGTCAAAGGAAGAGGTTGAACGTAGAGGTAATGAAGCGCTAAGGGCTGTCGGGATTGAAAATCTTAAAGATAGGGCCCCTCACCATTTAAGTTTAGGCGA
Coding sequences:
- the cbiQ gene encoding cobalt ECF transporter T component CbiQ, translating into MIKELLKAFEDMVYSERYPSLDGSLQRIDPTVKLFMTTIFIITIVSMMKITPLILLMGVVLLLAISSKLPLKSFLFRVTFFIPLFAGIITLPLPFITPGRALASFTIAGLSLNLTYEGIYRMILFTFRVWLSVAFLTLLISTTKFNDILHALSRFKLPQIFIMMASITYRFIFNFINEGYRMILARESRITRKQRRMEVMKTLGNIIGTLFIRAYERGERVYFAMLARGYSGELRSVNGLKVHVRDWAFAIITISICSVVIMLNYIDLVIW
- a CDS encoding ATP-binding cassette domain-containing protein; this translates as MLEVAIEMNNVEFVYPNGLKALNGVSLRIFEGEKVAILGPNGAGKSTLLMLINGLLKPSRGNVRVLGMSVEGKNLMKVREKVGFVFQNPDDQLFCPTVWEDVIFGPLNMRLSKEEVERRGNEALRAVGIENLKDRAPHHLSLG